Part of the Leptolyngbya sp. BL0902 genome, CCATAGGTAAGCACCGGAAACCCCTTGGCCAAGTTTTGTCCCGGCGGCACCCGATCCGCCAATTCTGGGCCAGGTTTCTCAAAAAACTTGCCTGCCATCGCCATCATCCCCAAGGTAGGAGTCCTTTTCGATTTTCCCTCAACTTTTCCCAAAGAAGATTCCCTTGCTATGCTGAGACTAGAGATTAAGACCGCCAGATGATTCATTCATTCCGCAATCAGGGAACGGAGGATATCTTCAACGGCAAGGCTTCCAAAACGGCAAGAGCCACCTGTCCACAAACGCTTTGGAAGCGTGCTGTCCGAAAGCTTGACCAGATAGATTCCGCTACTTCTGTGGATGACTTGAAAGTGCCCCCTGGCAATGGGTTAGAGCTTCTTAAGGGTGATCGCACAGGGCAGTACAGCATTCGTATTAACGACCAGTACCGCATCTGTTTTGGCTGGGTGGAGCAGGGGGCAACCGAGGTTGAGATTGTCGATTATCACTAAACCAAGTCATGAGAATACCGACCCACCGATCACCAACCCACCCAGGCGAAATGCTGTTGGAAGAGTTTTTAGTTCCCATGGGGCTATCTGCTGAAGATCTGGCGATCTCCATTAACGTGCCTATGGCCAAGATTGAAGCCGTGATCAGCGAACAGCAGGGGGTAACGCCAGAATTAGCCCTACGGCTCGCTAAGTTCTTCGCTATGTCTGCCGACTTTTGGCTCACGCTACAACTACGGTGGGATCTCTACCGTGCCCAACAGTCAGAAGCGGAAGCCTTAGCCCAAATTCATCCTTACCAAACGGCATCTTAACGGCTATCTACTGGTATACCAGGAGTCGGAGATACCCTATTCCCGTCCATAGCCACCATGCCGAAAATTCTTTTTCTCGCCGCCAACCCCAAAAACACTACCCGCCTGCGCTTAGACGAAGAACTGCGGGACATTAAAGAAGGACTGCGCCGCGCCCAACAGCGGGATCAGTTTACGCTGATTTCCCACGAAGCCGTCCGTTCCCGCGATATTCAGCGGGCCATGCTGGACGAAATGCCTCAGATCGTCCACTTTTCCGGCCATGGCGATGGCGAAGCCGGACTGGCCTTTGAGGACGAAACGGGCAACGCCAACCTGATCGACGGCAACGCCCTCGCCGACCTCTTTGCCCTGTTCGCCGACCCCGCCGAATTCCCCGAACCGCTCACCTGCGTCGTCCTCAACGGCTGCTATAGCGAAGTGCAGGCGAATGCCATCGCCACCTATGTGCCCTACGTCATCGGCATGACCCAAGCCATCCCCGACCGCGCCGCCATCGAATTTGCCGTCGGTTTCTACGATGCCCTCGGCGCAGGTCGCAGCGTTCCCTTTGCCTTCAAATTAGCCCGCACCGCTATCCCCGACCGCGCCGCCGCCGAAATCCCCATCCTCCTCAACAAAATCCAGCCCCCTGCCACATCTAACTCCCCTCTCCCCATGGGAGAGGGGCCGGGGGTGAGGGCCAACTCTGCCCCAGGGCAATCCCCTACCAACGCCATCCCCCAAGGGCGCACCCAGCTCTACCAATTTCTGCTCCGCATTCCACCTGCTCAATTTGAAATGGTGATCTTCGACCTCAACCCACCCAAGGGCAACATTTCCCCCAGTTCTGCCCCCCAAGGCCAACGGGTACCGGAACTGCTGGACTGGCTAGAAAGCCCCATCGGCCCAGGATTGGAAGCCCTACGAATCTCCCTTGGTAACGTCCTCTACCCCTGATTGCCTGACACATCTCTAACGTAGACTGGGTGCAGCACAGCGTTCGCAAAGCGTCTCCTCAGGCGAAAACTGAACATCAACCGAGGGTTTAGGGCTTGTTGGGCTTTGCTATCGCGCCACCCAACCTACCAGATATCAAGGCTTCTTTGCGTTGTGTCAGTCAGGCTAGAGGCCATCCCTTAGACCTAGCCATATAGATAGTGCCATCTCAGATTCAGATCAATAGGGGATCATCTATGAATAAGCCATCTTCTCAAGCTCAGTACTGGACTGAAATCGACGGACTTCGTGCTCTTGCTGTTGTTGCTGTTATTGTCAATCACTTAAATAAAGATTTCTTGCCAAGTGGCTATTTAGGGGTAGATATTTTTTCGTTGTCTCTGGCCTTCTCATGACTTCATCACTTCTATCAAAGTCAGAATTGAATCCTGTAATATTCTTTTCAAACTTTCTAGCCAAGCGAATCAG contains:
- a CDS encoding type II toxin-antitoxin system RelE/ParE family toxin, producing the protein MIHSFRNQGTEDIFNGKASKTARATCPQTLWKRAVRKLDQIDSATSVDDLKVPPGNGLELLKGDRTGQYSIRINDQYRICFGWVEQGATEVEIVDYH
- a CDS encoding HigA family addiction module antitoxin, giving the protein MRIPTHRSPTHPGEMLLEEFLVPMGLSAEDLAISINVPMAKIEAVISEQQGVTPELALRLAKFFAMSADFWLTLQLRWDLYRAQQSEAEALAQIHPYQTAS
- a CDS encoding CHAT domain-containing protein — its product is MPKILFLAANPKNTTRLRLDEELRDIKEGLRRAQQRDQFTLISHEAVRSRDIQRAMLDEMPQIVHFSGHGDGEAGLAFEDETGNANLIDGNALADLFALFADPAEFPEPLTCVVLNGCYSEVQANAIATYVPYVIGMTQAIPDRAAIEFAVGFYDALGAGRSVPFAFKLARTAIPDRAAAEIPILLNKIQPPATSNSPLPMGEGPGVRANSAPGQSPTNAIPQGRTQLYQFLLRIPPAQFEMVIFDLNPPKGNISPSSAPQGQRVPELLDWLESPIGPGLEALRISLGNVLYP